The following are encoded together in the Myxocyprinus asiaticus isolate MX2 ecotype Aquarium Trade chromosome 7, UBuf_Myxa_2, whole genome shotgun sequence genome:
- the LOC127443701 gene encoding protein aurora borealis-like, with the protein MVDVAEIHITPETPGRPAISNPFESPNDYHSLHESLVPSPSVFKSSMSSSATPAKFKWSIDEMANLLPVEIGPEDIHRQAVFLSQARADAEIEEKRQHAIEQFFTKGAIVPSPWGPPTAKQSVKLPYQKSSLSPLVTEELQSTKKINAICQTVLSLPVDFNLENVLVDYYRTEELTEQVQESLSSSSLRRKLFLDGHDSGSESSSPPSPDRDSHNIPPGSQEILSSVIVSPLQCGIPTGTPLSGQFSSSPIQGQRRAHSLGSVGSPMFSERSSPAFKSPTLSPIRLQHSVTPVSGERKRLTFLSPDGVPLGSSNMDVNRCGESPFVEGCSPIRSCSPLQSRTRNKACIWASPTHISPILHPTFQDKENIHHNEPLPTMDLDTNSTGPHGQQDGLQYGGSECEASLDVSEQMDEDELVLKDMGGNIETDRRESEEEEVVTSRSREEACGWVPVEDTVSPVRLSTSRTGSVPNAESTHMFVSLLAEGSITPYDVSMQVDSGYNTYSVCTTSLMDTLSSDSQTKEMLDTHAVEEGILYTRHTKPKLFIPPH; encoded by the exons ATGGTAGATGTAGCAGAGATTCATATAACACCCGAAACTCCGGGAAGACCAGCTATCTCGAACCCGTTTGAGAGCCCAAACGACTACCATAGCCTGCATGAATCTCTGGTGCCAAGCCCATCTGTGTTCAAGAGCTCCATGAGCTCTTCAGCA ACACCAGCAAAGTTCAAATGGTCCATTGATGAAATGGCAAATTTACTTCCTGTGGAAATAGGCCCAGAGGATATTCACCGTCAGGCTGTATTTCTGAGCCAAGCCAG GGCTGATGCTGAGATCGAGGAAAAACGACAGCATGCTATTGAACAG TTTTTCACTAAAGGTGCCATTGTTCCCTCTCCATGGGGACCCCCAACTGCTAAACAATCAGTAAAGCTGCCGTATCAGAAAA GTTCTTTGTCCCCACTGGTTACAGAGGAGCTTCAATCAACAAAGAAAATCAATG CCATTTGTCAGACAGTCCTGTCTCTACCTGTGGACTTCAATCTTGAAAATGTTCTGG TTGATTACTATAGGACAGAGGAGTTAACTGAGCAGGTACAGGAGAGCCTTAGCTCCTCTTCTTTGCGGCGAAAGCTGTTTCTTGATGGCCATGACAGCGGCTCTGAGTCCTCAAGCCCTCCTAGCCCGGACAGAGATTCTCATAATATTCCTCCCGGCAGTCAAGAGATATTGTCATCAGTTATAGTCTCTCCTCTTCAGTGTGGCATTCCAACGGGGACACCATTGTCT GGCCAGTTTTCATCAAGTCCTATCCAAGGTCAGCGGCGAGCACATAGTCTGGGCAGTGTTGGCAGTCCCATGTTTTCAGAGAGATCATCACCTGCTTTTAAATCTCCTACTCTGTCTCCCATTAGACTTCAGCATTCTGTGACACCTGTATCAG GCGAGCGAAAAAGACTGACGTTTCTGTCTCCCGATGGTGTTCCTTTGGGCAGCTCGAACATGGATGTGAATCGATGTGGAGAAAGCCCATTTGTGGAGGGCTGTTCCCCTATTCGCAGCTGCTCCCCCCTTCAATCTCGAACCAGAAACAAAGCCTGCATCTGGGCCTCGCCTACTCACATTTCCCCTATCCTCCACCCCACCTTCCAGGACAAGGAAAACATCCATCACAATGAACCTTTACCCACCATGGACCTAGACACTAATTCAACAGGACCGCATGGCCAGCAAGATGGACTTCAATATGGGGGGAGTGAGTGTGAGGCCTCCCTGGATGTTTCGgagcaaatggatgaagatgaaCTGGTGTTGAAGGACATGGGAGGAAATATTGAGACTGACAGGAGGGAAAGTGAAGAGGAGGAGGTGGTCACTAGCAGGAGCAGAGAGGAGGCCTGTGGTTGGGTTCCTGTAGAGGACACAGTGTCACCAGTTAGACTGAGCACCTCTCGGACTGGCAGCGTGCCTAATGCTGAGAGTACGCACATGTTTGTATCCCTGCTGGCAGAAGGGAGCATCACACCATATGATGTTAGCATGCAG GTGGATAGCGGTTATAACACTTACTCAGTATGCACCACCAGCTTAATGGACACCCTCAGTTCAGACAGCCAGACTAAAGAAATGCTGGACACACATGCTGTTGAAGAGGGCATTCTTTACACTAGACACACTAAACCAAAG TTGTTCATCCCACCACACTGA